Below is a genomic region from Culicoides brevitarsis isolate CSIRO-B50_1 chromosome 2, AGI_CSIRO_Cbre_v1, whole genome shotgun sequence.
TTTGCCGATTTTCTGGCCGGTTCCTGTTGCGGGACGATCAATTTGGATCTCAACAACTTCTCCCTCAATGACTTCCGTTTCCTCCTTGATGCGAATCCCGATACTTTTACGCAGCGCTTGCGACAGTGCCTCCGTTTTGCTCATTTCAAGCGAATAAATTTCCGATCCCGACATACTCGTGAAGGGAGTTTCCGTGCCTAAAGCTTGTGCCATCGCTACCGCAATCGCAGTTTTGCCGGTTGATGGTTCGCCGGCAAGTAAAACGCAACGACCTGCGATTTTTCCTTCGCGTACCATTTGAACGACAATTCCGGCAGCACGACGAGCATCTTTTTGCCCGACCATGCCTTGAGAAACGGCACGCGCTTCAAGCACATCATCCAATCCGAGACCTCGAATGTGAGAATGAGCGCCAATTCGTTCGATTCGCGTGATATCACGGATTTCGAGtttatccaaattttcaaccatCTTCACGGggcttcaaaatttatctaaaatgaaggaaaaattgttagttttaAAAGCAAACATTGAAATCAAGTTgctaagtaacaaaaaaaaagttgaattaaatCCGGGAAATATTCGAGAAAATGTGCGTCactgaatttcattaaaaaacttctcgaaaaatcctcatggatttaaattttcatgatttttctctTCCCGACACTTACTTTTAACgaatttcactattttttcctgattttttcgcttatttcttcaatttttcgaattaaatgcGCTTCGTATGTTTTCAAGCGTTTGCCTTGTTTACGttcaatttttgaggttatctGCTTGTAAACAAACTTCAagtcaaaaatgtaaacaaaagtcattaattttgaattttttgtcaattttatcaaataaaatatggaaaattgtCGTGTTTGTCTCAAAATTCCGACATTTCCGACGGAGCTGAGTCAAAAGGACAAAAAGAGCTTCTTCCAAATCACGGGCGTCGAACTAAACGAGTCAAAACaggaaattttgtgcaaaaaatgttACTCATTATTCATGGTTGCTATCAAATTTCGCTCTGATGCCATCAAATCCgatgaatttttccaaaaactcCAGTTGGAAGTCGAACCTGAAGTCAATCCTGAACTAAAATTTGAGGTTTTCATCGAAGAAGGAcaagaaacattaaaaattgaaccacAAGAAGCCAAAAAATGTAGGAAATCCTCGAAAGAACCTTACATTTGTCACTTTTGTGATGCCCGGATGTTGCGATATCAAGACTTGGTTGCTCACATGAAAGCCCATAAGCGAGAACGTCGCATGATTTGTCGTTGTTGCGACAAAAAATTCACCGACAAACTCAAATTAGCGAATCATGAGCGTTCGTACAGGCGTCAAAAACTGCGAGGAACGTCTCTTGTGTGTCAACATTGCGGAAGCGTTTACCCGGATCCAAAAAGTTTGGCGATGCATGCGCGGATTCACACAGGCGTCATGAACTTCAAATGCACTATCGAGGGTTGTACAGAAgcatttcgagaaaaaaggGCGTATTATAGTCATTTTGTCCTGTCACATGGAATCAAAAAGCCTTGCGTTTGTTTGGATTGCGGGACTTCTTATACGAATCACATTTCGTTACGAACGCATCGACGCATGCATCACACGGATCAGGAGAAATTATTCGAATGTGTGGAGTGTCCCGGCAAAAAATTCCTCACAAAACGCAATTTGGATGATCATATCGCGTTTAAACATCGCGGCGAACGACATTTTCAATGCACAGCATGTCCAAAGAGTTATGGaaacagtaaaaatttgaGGCGACACTTACGTGATAATCATCAAGAGCTTTATTTGGAAATGGTTCGCACAGGAAAACGCATCAAAAAGACCAAAATCGAACCttcttaaaagatttttgtgcaaaaatcatttatttaaatttttttccgtgaCTTTCGGGGCGTAATTTTCCCTTCTCGAACATTTTGCTCGTAAAAATCCGTATGCGCCTCTCTCAGATGCCGCAATAAATGCGAATTTCGCGAAAAACTTCTCGAACAAAGCTCGCAGAAGAAGTTTTCGCCATGATGAACGACAGCTATGTGATTTCGCAACAACGAGGGATACGGAAAGACCTTTTGACAGGCGTCGCAGATGTGAGGCCCCTTCAGTGAATGAACTTCCTTGCGATGCAAACGTAAATTTATGACATCTTCAAAGGCGGAATCGCAATCGTCACATTGGTACATCACTTCGAGGCCGTGTTTGCTCTCTAAATGTTCCTGTAAATGTCGGGCTTGGTTGAAACTTGCATTGCAATTGGGCTCAGAGCATTTATGacgtcgatttttgatgtttttctaaaaaaaaataatttttaagagaaatttctttaaaaaaaaattcaaattttacctGAACTTCgacttttaattctaattcgTCGTCAGCTTTAACTCTCCTCAGTTCGCCATTCGCTACCATCTCCTTATAAATCGTTAAATGTGAGTTTTGATAGTGTCTCCGTAAGTTACTTGCTTTGAAATATGACTTTTCACATACTTTACatacgaaatttttctctcCCAAGTGACTGACCATGTGTTGTTTCAAGTGTGAAGgataagaaaattctttttcgCATTCAGGACACTTCCATTTACTGCCGCTTTGCTGTTTTTCGTGTCTTTGCATGACATGAACTGTCAAATCTGTTGCCAATGAGAAGGTTTCTTTGCATTTATCACAGGAAAATGGCTTTTTATCGATGCCATGAGCGATTTTAAGGTGTTTTGTCATGTCCTGGCCTTGTAAAAATGTCATACCGCATCCTGTTTCGGgacatttttcgtgtttttggaTGTGAGATTTGACATGAAGTGTAAATGGAGCGAATTTCTTGAAGGATTGTCCACAGAATTCGCATACCAGAGGCTTTTGGGTTGTGTGCAATGTCTTCATATGGGTCTCCAAGtcgatttttgtattaaaaattgttgaatttgaacaaatatcacataaaaatccttcatttcatcttcaacttttgaaatttcatccaaaaattgattttcttcgTTGCCAAAGTCATCTAAAGGCTCTTCTATTAAATATTCGACATCTTCGGCTTCTTCCAACTCCTCATCCTCGTAAATATATTGAACttcttcactttttaatacattttctcGCTGTTCGTTGAACCAAATCTCAGCTTTTTGAGCTTCTTCACGGAATTTTTGGGCATACAACAAGCGCCCTAAACAACTTTTGCACAAATATTCCTCTGTGTCATCGAATAAAGTCACTCCCGTTATTGAACAAAAGCTTTCTCGATAGTTTTCGGATAAGGAACACAAATTTTGGGAGTTTCTCAAGCATGCACGACAATTTTccatgtcaatttttgttaaaaattaaaaattttctgcaattttttgtttgtttacatcTGTTTAACTGTCATTTTCACTGATTTCATGCGGATTTCATGCCTGAAGTTCCTCAtcttgattaattttgaagacTTCGAATGAGATTTTGTCTTTTACCAACTGCAAATATGTATCTAAATGACTCGTTCGATAATGTCGCTTCAAATTATAAGCATGAAAGTATTTGCACGTGCAAATTTTGCATGCGTAATCCTTTCTTCCGAGATGAATTGAgacctaaaatgaaaatttttaataaaaaaattcaaaatttcgttaaaaacttACCACATGACGATCAATTTCTCTCTGATTCAGAAATTGTTTTGGGCAATGAGGGCAATTTAGCTTCGGACCAAGATCGTGTTCCTtcctttgatgatttttcaagaCGACATGATTGGAAAATCCCTTTCCGCAGTGACAAACACACGGATGGGGGTTCCCGTGCTTCGTTCCAAAATGTcgataatacaattttttccgATTAAACGTCTCTCCGCATCCCGGAAGCTCGCAAGTGTACTTTGCTGCATGGGTCATTTTATGCATTCGCAATTCGTGCTTTCGAGGAAAGATTTTTCCGCAAGTTTCACAAACGACGGGACCATTTGTGCCATTTTCGTGCGTTGTTTCGTGATAATAAAGCTTCCTTTTGTTCTCGTAATATTTGTTACAGAACCGACAATAGTgactgaagatttttttgtgatttgtgATGTGATCtcggatttttttgtaactcatAAAGTCTTCGTTGCAGATGTCACAAacgtaaaaatattcgattttttctttaattttaactttttcaacagGAGATGCAGGAGTTGGAGATGCAATTGGAGAAGAGTCGCTCATTGGAGTCAATTCAACGACAGGAAATGcttcaacttttaaattttggggGACTTCATCGACTTTTGTGACCTCATCCAATTGATTCTTGAACCAATCATCTGCTTTTTGAGCTTCGGCACGAAAATTCCAAGCAACTAAGAGCACTTCAAAGCAactttcacacaaaatttgatCCGAATTTGGATGTAACTCGATTCCCgtgacttgtaaaaatttttttgcatctttttCCGTCAGCATAACCGGAGGATTTGGCGTTCCGAGGCATCCGCGACATCGAaacatcttaaaaatatttttttcaggtcagttttgatgaaattcaagTGTTTACTAACAAATCGACGTTTGACAACTCACCTGACAGCTgatttcaacaacaaaaatggatCAAACCAACATCCAGTTCTGCgaaatgaaagaagaaaatttgtttcaatgtCGTGTGTGCCTCAAAAATGTAGATTCTCCGAAAATTCTGTCGCTAACAGACAAAAAGAAGTTCTTCCAGATCACGGGAGTTGAGTTGGATGAGTTTACGGTAGActatttgtgcaaaaaatgttCGCGACAGTTGATGATCTCGTATGAATTTCGCACGAGAGCGATCAAAAGTGATGAATTACTGCAAAAACAGGTTCCTGAAACGAAAATTGATGACTTTGAAGAGCTGCCGGAGGTTAAAATCGCCCTTTTTGAAGCAGCTGAAGTGCATGAAGAAcctgaaaaagagaaaaaagttgaaaaattattcatttgtgATATTTGTGACGAACGTTTCGAGCGATTTCGTCAAATTTCGGACCACATAAGGGCACATCGCAGAGACCTCGGGCGTTATTGTCGCTTTTGTGATAAAGTATTTGAGACGAGATCCATTTGTTCAGCTCACGAGAGGAACCATATGCTGCGACAATCCACAATTCGACCTTGTGTTTGTGAACATTGCggcaaaaattacacaaatttGCGACAATTGAAGATGCATTCACGCACTCATAACGAATCCTATAAATGTACGATGGAAGGATGCACAGATGCTTTTACGCAAAAACGCGCCTATTACAgtcattttgcgaaaaaacatGGAATTGCGAGGCCCTGTGTGTGCGACGACTGCGGAAATACTTTTTCCAATCATTTGACGCTCAGAAATCATCGAAGGCTCTTCCATGACGAGGGAGTTAAAGTCTTCTGTCCCGAATGCccgaacaaatttttgaatcaaggGCAGTTGGATAATCATattgtaagaaaattgaattaatttaaaggaaatttccaaaatttttgtaaaattaccttttttaggCTGTTAAACATCGAGGAGAACGAAAACATTCGTGCGAAATTTGTTCTCGAAGTTATGGAAGGTCGACGCATCTTAAACGACATTATCATGATAGTCATTACGATCATTATTTGGAATTAGTTAAGACGAAACCGAGatggaaaatataaaatactcatcgaatttttgaaaattttgagtttttcagTCTTTTTGTGATAGTTTTTGATAAAGTTGgaagaaaatattgattattcgtcagaaattttatctaaaaataaaaaattattgattaaagtTAGTATTGAAGAAGGCAAAAAGCTTACCTTAAAGtctcaaaagtcaaaattttagataatttttaacttttttgacaaaagtttatttttaaattattaattttcagggttttgtgtcaaaaaaaataaattttttaccataaattttttgaaaatttaaaaaaataattaaaaaacgatgaaaaatatctttaaaatattttatgaactctcaaaattattttttttcgaattctgaagcttttttgtttttttttatgaatttatccTTAATTTTGTCTccaaattaagaattttaacgTCTCCATACAAAaacttgttatttttcatctacctactgtcaaaaaattaaaagattttttgttaaaaatttcttttaaattaaaaattaaaatgtcttcgactgaaaaattttt
It encodes:
- the LOC134832146 gene encoding oocyte zinc finger protein XlCOF26-like; amino-acid sequence: MENCRVCLKIPTFPTELSQKDKKSFFQITGVELNESKQEILCKKCYSLFMVAIKFRSDAIKSDEFFQKLQLEVEPEVNPELKFEVFIEEGQETLKIEPQEAKKCRKSSKEPYICHFCDARMLRYQDLVAHMKAHKRERRMICRCCDKKFTDKLKLANHERSYRRQKLRGTSLVCQHCGSVYPDPKSLAMHARIHTGVMNFKCTIEGCTEAFREKRAYYSHFVLSHGIKKPCVCLDCGTSYTNHISLRTHRRMHHTDQEKLFECVECPGKKFLTKRNLDDHIAFKHRGERHFQCTACPKSYGNSKNLRRHLRDNHQELYLEMVRTGKRIKKTKIEPS
- the LOC134832147 gene encoding zinc finger protein 253-like — its product is MKTLHTTQKPLVCEFCGQSFKKFAPFTLHVKSHIQKHEKCPETGCGMTFLQGQDMTKHLKIAHGIDKKPFSCDKCKETFSLATDLTVHVMQRHEKQQSGSKWKCPECEKEFSYPSHLKQHMVSHLGEKNFVCKVCEKSYFKASNLRRHYQNSHLTIYKEMVANGELRRVKADDELELKVEVQKNIKNRRHKCSEPNCNASFNQARHLQEHLESKHGLEVMYQCDDCDSAFEDVINLRLHRKEVHSLKGPHICDACQKVFPYPSLLRNHIAVVHHGENFFCELCSRSFSRNSHLLRHLREAHTDFYEQNVREGKITPRKSRKKI
- the LOC134832144 gene encoding zinc finger protein draculin-like — encoded protein: MFRCRGCLGTPNPPVMLTEKDAKKFLQVTGIELHPNSDQILCESCFEVLLVAWNFRAEAQKADDWFKNQLDEVTKVDEVPQNLKVEAFPVVELTPMSDSSPIASPTPASPVEKVKIKEKIEYFYVCDICNEDFMSYKKIRDHITNHKKIFSHYCRFCNKYYENKRKLYYHETTHENGTNGPVVCETCGKIFPRKHELRMHKMTHAAKYTCELPGCGETFNRKKLYYRHFGTKHGNPHPCVCHCGKGFSNHVVLKNHQRKEHDLGPKLNCPHCPKQFLNQREIDRHVVSIHLGRKDYACKICTCKYFHAYNLKRHYRTSHLDTYLQLVKDKISFEVFKINQDEELQA
- the LOC134832145 gene encoding zinc finger protein 600-like; its protein translation is MDQTNIQFCEMKEENLFQCRVCLKNVDSPKILSLTDKKKFFQITGVELDEFTVDYLCKKCSRQLMISYEFRTRAIKSDELLQKQVPETKIDDFEELPEVKIALFEAAEVHEEPEKEKKVEKLFICDICDERFERFRQISDHIRAHRRDLGRYCRFCDKVFETRSICSAHERNHMLRQSTIRPCVCEHCGKNYTNLRQLKMHSRTHNESYKCTMEGCTDAFTQKRAYYSHFAKKHGIARPCVCDDCGNTFSNHLTLRNHRRLFHDEGVKVFCPECPNKFLNQGQLDNHIAVKHRGERKHSCEICSRSYGRSTHLKRHYHDSHYDHYLELVKTKPRWKI